The Vigna unguiculata cultivar IT97K-499-35 chromosome 6, ASM411807v1, whole genome shotgun sequence genome contains a region encoding:
- the LOC114187339 gene encoding calcium permeable stress-gated cation channel 1-like has product MTTLSDIGVAAAINISSALLFFVAFAILRLQPWNDRVYFPKWYLKGLRTDPVQGRAFVSKFINLDWRAYLGFLNWMPEAIRMPEPELIDHAGLDSVVYLRIYLIGLKIFVPIAFLAWTILVPVNWTSTGLEGAHIRNITSSDIDKLSVSNVHSRSERFWGHIVMAYAFTFWTCYVLLKEYGKVASMRLGFLAAEKRRPDQFTVLVRNIPSDPDESVSELVEHFFLVNHPDHYLTHQVVYDANKLAKLVNKKKKLKNWLVYYQNKLERTSKRPQIKTGFLGLWGKKVDAIDHHTNEIDKLSKEIVEEREKVTNDPNSIMPAAFVSFKTRWGAAVCAQTQQTRDPTLWLTEWAPEPRDVYWRNLPIPYVSLTVRRLIIAVAFFFLTFFFMIPIAFVQTLASIEGIQKAAPWLKPLVTIPFIKSFIQGFLPGIVLKLFLIFLPTILMIMSKFEGFGSISSLERRSASRYYLFNFVNIFLGNILTGTAFQQLSSFIHQPANQYPVTIGTAIPLKASFFITYIMVDGWASIAAEVLMLKPLIFYHLKNFFLVKTEKDREEAMDPGSIGFNSGEPRIQLYFLLGLVYAAVTPAVLPFIIVFFGLAYVVFRHQIINVYNQQYESGAAFWPDVHFRIILALIFSQIVLMGLLTTKKAASSTPFLIVLPILTIWFHRYCKGRFESAFVKFPLQEAMMKDTLERAIEPNLNLKGYLQNAYVHPIFKDSMDEDSDDEEIMSMDFETESAIVRTKRQSRKNTPLPSRNNASSLSLSDGIQSHLEP; this is encoded by the exons ATGACAACATTGTCGGATATAGGGGTTGCTGCTGCCATAAACATTTCCAGTGCATTGCTTTTCTTTGTGGCATTTGCTATTTTGAGGCTTCAACCTTGGAACGATAGGGTGTACTTTCCAAAATGGTATTTGAAGGGTCTAAGAACAGATCCAGTTCAGGGAAGAGCGTTTGTGAGCAAGTTCATCAATTTAGACTGGAGAGCATATCTTGGGTTTTTGAATTGGATGCCAGAAGCAATCAGAATGCCAGAACCTGAGCTTATTGACCATGCTGGATTGGACTCTGTTGTTTACTTGCGGATTTACTTGATAGG GCTTAAAATCTTTGTCCCTATAGCATTCTTAGCTTGGACTATTCTGGTTCCTGTCAATTGGACTAGTACCGGCCTAGAAGGAGCCCACATAAGAAACATAACTTCCAGTGACATTGATAAACTCTCTGTTTCAAATGTTCATAGTCGATCTGAAAG GTTTTGGGGACACATAGTAATGGCTTATGCCTTTACCTTTTGGACTTGCTATGTTTTGCTAAAGGAATATGGGAAGGTAGCATCAATGAGACTTGGTTTCCTTGCAGCAGAAAAGCGTCGTCCTGATCAGTTTACG GTGCTTGTTAGAAATATTCCATCAGACCCTGATGAATCTGTGAGTGAGCTTGTTGAGCACTTCTTTTTGGTCAATCATCCAGATCACTATCTAACTCACCAG GTTGTTTATGATGCCAACAAACTTGCTAAGTTGGTtaacaagaagaagaagttgaaaAATTGGCTTGTATACTACCAAAATAAACTTGAGAGAACTTCAAAAAGACCCCAAATAAAG ACTGGTTTCCTTGGCCTTTGGGGAAAGAAAGTGGATGCTATTGATCACCACACCAATGAAATTGATAAGTTGTCTAAAGAA ATTGTTGAGGAGAGGGAAAAGGTCACAAATGATCCCAATTCTATCATGCCTGCTGcgtttgtttcatttaaaacaAGATGGGGTGCTGCTGTTTGTGCACAAACTCAGCAAACCAGAGATCCTACACTTTGGCTGACTGAGTGGGCTCCAGAACCGCGAGATGTGTATTGGCGAAACTTGCCAATTCCCTACGTTTCCCTCACTGTCAGGAGATTAATCATAGCTGTGGCATTCTTTTTCCTCACTTTCTTCTTTATGATCCCCATTGCATTTGTTCAAACCCTTGCAAGTATTGAAGGAATCCAGAAAGCAGCACCATGGCTGAAGCCACTTGTTACCAT CCCTTTCATAAAGTCATTCATTCAAGGTTTTCTGCCTGGTATTGTGCTGAAGCTGTTCCTTATCTTCTTGCCAACAATATTGATGATCATGTCTAAATTTGAAGGCTTTGGATCTATATCATCTCTTGAGAGAAGATCAGCTTCTAGATACTATCTTTTCAATTTTGTGAATATATTCCTTGGGAACATACTTACCGGAACAGCATTTCAACAGCTCAGTTCTTTCATTCACCAACCAGCGAACCA ATATCCGGTAACAATTGGTACGGCTATTCCTTTAAAAGCAAGTTTCTTCATTACTTATATAATGGTTGACGGATGGGCCAGTATAGCTGCGGAGGTTTTGATGTTGaaaccattaattttttatcacttgAAGAATTTTTTCTTGGTGAAAACTGAAAAGGACAGGGAAGAGGCCATGGATCCTGGGAGTATCGGATTCAACTCTGGAGAACCGCGTATACAATTGTACTTTTTGTTGGGTCTAGTATATGCTGCAGTCACTCCTGCTGTTCTTCCTTTCATTATAGTTTTCTTTGGCTTGGCCTATGTTGTCTTCCGTCATCAG ATCATTAACGTATACAATCAGCAGTATGAGAGTGGTGCAGCATTCTGGCCTGATGTCCATTTCCGTATCATTTTGGCACTGATATTCTCACAGATAGTTTTGATGGGGCTTCTCACCACCAAGAAAGCTGCTTCATCGACTCCTTTTCTCATTGTTCTTCCAATACTAACCATATGGTTCCATAGGTACTGCAAAGGACGTTTTGAATCTGCTTTTGTTAAATTTCCTTTACAG gaagcaatgatgaaagaTACATTAGAACGAGCAATAGAACCTAACCTTAATTTGAAAGGTTATCTTCAAAATGCCTATGTTCATCCAATTTTTAAGGACAGCATGGACGAGGACAGTGATGATGAGGAGATAATGAGTATGGACTTTGAAACCGAAAGCGCGATTGTGCGCACAAAACGCCAGTCCCGAAAGAATACACCATTACCCAGCAGAAACAATGCGTCATCTCTTTCTTTGTCTGATGGCATTCAAAGTCATCTAGAGCCTTAA
- the LOC114187803 gene encoding heterogeneous nuclear ribonucleoprotein Q-like: MPRGKANSSSAAKPSDSEKLVESDEKVDFEEENDPEEAMEEEIEYEEVDEEVEVEEIEEEMEEEEEDPEEVEVEEEEEEEEEEEEIEEVNEEDAMQNHSSDEAKVEDEDEKKKHAELLALPPHGSEVYIGGIPHDDSNEDLKSFCERIGEVAEVRVMKGKHSSENKGFGFVTFRSVDLASKAIKELNNTEFKGVYYYFYQIFRNMAEAAALEKKKMGVSDGSVGMLSSLLTVALSGCVNVLLTNPIAHRKESNHAPDQGLLVATKQATISAVEPLPYGTSRVSFTSPDNAWGLLMMWSCNVPRSWGVEDLRKIVSEVGPGVTGVELVKDMKNTNNNRGFAFIDYYNSVCAEYSKLKMMSPTFKLGENAPTVSWADPKNVDSSAASQCCSHPYLVGPELQPSLNKGLEPSQYLDFDLKASGKLQLLDSMLEELRKSDLRVLILFQQYNKKFGQEKNRIGFVHFAERSNAMKALKDMN, from the exons ATGCCTCGGGGAAAAGCAAATTCTTCATCAGCTGCTAAGCCATCTGACTCTGAGAAGCTAGTTGAATCTGATGAGAAGGTTGATTTTGAGGAGGAAAATGATCCAGAAGAAGCTATGGAAGAAGAAATTGAGTATGAAGAAGTAGACGAAGAAGTGGAAGTGGAAGAGATAGAAGAGGAGAtggaagaagaggaggaggatcCAGAAGAGGtagaggtagaagaagaggaagaggaggaagaagaagaagaagagattgAAGAAGTGAATGAAGAGGATGCAATGCAAAACCATAGCAGTGATGAAGCAAAGGTGGAAGATGAGGACGAGAAGAAAAAACATGCCGAACTCCTTGCTCTTCCTCCTCATGGGTCTGAAGTATACATTGGTGGCATTCCTCATGATGACTCAAATGAGGATTTGAAATCTTTTTGCGAGAGAATTGGGGAAGTTGCAGAG GTTCGAGTGATGAAGGGAAAGCATTCCAGCGAGAACAAGGGATTCGGTTTTGTAACATTTAGAAGTGTGGACTTGGCTTCTAAAGCCATCAAAGAGCTAAATAATACTGAATTTAAG GGTGTTTACTATTATTTCTATCAAATATTCAGGAACATGGCTGAAGCAGCTGCactagagaaaaagaaaatgggtgTCAGTGATGGATCAGTTGGCATGCTCTCCTCTCTTCTCACTGTTGCTTTATCCGG GTGTGTTAACGTGCTATTGACAAATCCCATA GCACATAGAAAAGAGTCGAACCATGCACCTGATCAGGGTTTGTTAGTTGCCACTAAGCAAGCAACTATTTCTGCAGTTGAGCCTCTTCCTTATGGAACTAGCCGTGTG AGTTTTACTAGTCCTGATAATGCTTGGGGACTCCTGATGATGTGGAGTTGCAATGTTCCTAGAAGTTGGGGTGTGGAAGATCTGAGGAAGATTGTTTCTGAGGTTGGACCTGGAGTTACTGGTGTGGAACTAGTCAAG GATATGAAGAACACCAATAACAATCGTGGCTTTGCTTTTATTGACTATTATAATAGTGTGTGTGCTGAGTATTCTAAGCTAAAGATGATGAGCCCAACATTTAAGCTAGGTGAGAATGCTCCAACAGTGAGCTGGGCTGATCCTAAAAATGTTGATTCCTCTGCTGCATCTCAG TGTTGTAGTCATCCCTATCTTGTTGGTCCAGAATTGCAACCTTCTCTTAACAAGGGTCTCGAACCGTCTCAGTATcttgattttgatttaaaagCTAGTGGAAAGTTGCAACTTCTTGATTCAATGCTTGAGGAGTTGAGAAAAAGTGATTTAAGGGTGCTCATTCTTTTTCAG caatataataaaaaatttggacAAGAAAAGAACAGAATTGGCTTTGTACATTTTGCAGAGAGGTCCAATGCTATGAAAGCACTGAAAGATATGAATTAG